TAATTTGATAGGTGttcagaaaaaaagagaaaatttgattttattcttcttaattcgtttttataataataataaaaattaaaacaagaaaaaataacacgTAAAAAGAGTATTGTTAGTTGTTATTCACGCGCTTTGttcttattaaaataaaaaaccgttggattattcttctttttctttactttctttcCTAATTTTCTAGGGATTCATTAGAAAAATTCTTTTAGGTTTTACAAtctttgaaagagagaagatagtGCGTGCGCGCGCGCGACGCCATGGATGGGAAGAGTAATAATCATCATGATCTTTTTGCGAATGAGAACGAAGAGAAAGAGGTATTCTTGAGTCTTGAACCCTAATTTTGTTGGAAAGAATGATGTGCGATGTGGTGCGATACTTTCTCTCTCAAGTAAGACCATTGATCGAGGGAGATTTTCGCAAATCCCAGCGTCACCTTCACTTGGTGAAAGGGGAAAAATCGAAGATCCTCGTAAAATTGATGCTCAGAAATTAGATTCTCCACAAGCAAATTGGTGTAGTCATTGTAGAAAAAACGTTATCATGACCGAAGGCGAAAACACATATGATAAACCATTTAGTTCTGATTGTTCTGATTTAAACTCAAACATAGTTCTGATTGTTTATCGTGAAACGAAAAAACATAGGATAAAACAATGGTCAAAATAGTGCCGACTATTCATACTAACATGGTTCATTTCTTGTATTGTGGGGACTCCTTATGTCAAAACAATGTTACGAGGTTCTTCTTGATGACACTATTGAATCCAAGAATTATGAAAAGCTTCTTGATCTTTCAATATCACGTGCTCAGAGACAAATATTGTAAGATATGATTAGATGCGGATAACTATTATCATAGACAAGTGGAAAGATTATGATtcacatgtatatattatagatcATGAATTTGATCATCAAGATatagatttttcaaaagtaattTGGTGTGTTTTAGAAAGAATGATCACATAAAGCGCACTTATAATGGTCCAACAACTTGATATGCTAACTGATAAGGATAATGGGTGAATGAATTGGTAAATACGATCTgccaaaacaacaacaacaaaaaccaaaaatgtcaaaaacagaaagacttactttattatatatgtaaccTGAGTGAGTTGATGAAAAATTCTGATCCTAGAACGTAAGGAGAGTATACAGGTAGTTTCTGTATCTCGCTATGGCATGATTCACCCAAAATAGGCTGAAACAGGTCGCTAACAATTCATCCCTTATCACTTGAGGTGATGCTTCACCAGCTTCTTGTTCAAAGAGAGACTTCCACAGGTTAGAAATGTTAAAGACTCGATGGTCTCCCTCACAAAACCATTAATTAGCCTTTGTAACATCCTCTGCAGACCTCAGTTTATCCTCTAGCTTCATCAGCACTTGCTTGTACTTTGCAATAAGCCAACGATAATAGTCGATCATCAAAATAAGAGCTATCATTTCTTCTGAGAACTAAAACATGATATCTATTAAGACAAACTGTCGGCCCATTTGTCGGCCCATTCACAAcagagattttgaattttctctttGAAACCCTCAAGTGTGTTTTTCTTAGGCTTGGTCGATCTTTAGCCGTCttcaacatcaaaatcaatggaggaagaagaagcgagaCAAGTGGTGATCGACAAtgatctgaagaagaagatcaaggaAACGGTGAAGAAGATCCTGAAACGGTCGAGTTTACTTGAGATTACAGAGATTAAGGCCCGAGAAGAAGCTTCATCTGAGTTGAATCTCGATCTTTCGCGAGATCCGTACAAAATCATCGTCAGAGAAGCCGTCGATAGTTTCATCGAGAAGGCGATTATGACAATCGATACTGAGATGGGAAAGCTTCATACTCAGATTGTAGAAGATGTTGATGGAGAAGTAACCGAGAATGCCACGAAGACGActacgaagaagaaaaagaagaagaaggcaaagaagaaggtggaagaagaagagtcatcAC
This sequence is a window from Arabidopsis thaliana chromosome 1 sequence. Protein-coding genes within it:
- a CDS encoding DEK, chromatin associated protein (DEK, chromatin associated protein; CONTAINS InterPro DOMAIN/s: DEK, C-terminal (InterPro:IPR014876); BEST Arabidopsis thaliana protein match is: DEK, chromatin associated protein (TAIR:AT5G42060.1); Has 63 Blast hits to 62 proteins in 15 species: Archae - 0; Bacteria - 0; Metazoa - 2; Fungi - 0; Plants - 57; Viruses - 0; Other Eukaryotes - 4 (source: NCBI BLink).) encodes the protein MEEEEARQVVIDNDLKKKIKETVKKILKRSSLLEITEIKAREEASSELNLDLSRDPYKIIVREAVDSFIEKAIMTIDTEMGKLHTQIVEDVDGEVTENATKTTTKKKKKKKAKKKVEEEESSPA